The following proteins are co-located in the Spinactinospora alkalitolerans genome:
- a CDS encoding LLM class flavin-dependent oxidoreductase, with product MGFGVLFTQGVVSGDPHQVSREILEQASAADRLGFDAALTTEHKYSEEYFGSPLHLAYAIAARTERVRVGTSIAIGPLYNPVELAQDAAMLDQLSGGRLFLGLGAGYLEEDFSTVGIPFGERAQRLDEGVRVIREAWTKERFSFAGRHYAFDEVSVIPKPRQGPGTPIHLGAWTPGGLRRAARLGDGWISNALMSVDTMAQMASAYREEARRHGRPGRVTAVRFCWPALSREEGERDFGATALAMIRTLWEYGAIGDMPEVSSAADITLADAVRDRIVFGTPDECAETVERFRAKAGVDDFMLIFRHPTGPEQSKVLNAMELFASDVAGRFR from the coding sequence ATGGGGTTCGGTGTCCTTTTCACGCAGGGAGTCGTCTCGGGTGACCCGCACCAGGTGAGCCGGGAAATCCTGGAGCAGGCATCGGCGGCCGACCGGCTGGGGTTCGACGCCGCGCTGACCACCGAGCACAAGTACTCCGAGGAGTACTTCGGCTCGCCCCTGCACCTGGCCTACGCCATCGCCGCGCGCACCGAACGGGTCCGGGTGGGCACGAGCATCGCGATCGGCCCGCTGTACAACCCCGTGGAGCTGGCCCAGGACGCCGCGATGCTCGACCAGCTCTCCGGGGGCCGGCTCTTCCTCGGGCTGGGAGCGGGCTATCTGGAGGAGGACTTCAGCACCGTCGGCATCCCCTTCGGCGAGCGCGCCCAGCGCCTGGACGAGGGGGTGCGCGTCATCCGCGAGGCCTGGACCAAGGAGCGCTTCTCCTTCGCCGGCCGGCACTACGCCTTCGACGAGGTCTCGGTGATCCCCAAGCCCCGCCAGGGGCCCGGCACCCCGATCCACCTGGGCGCCTGGACGCCCGGCGGACTGCGGCGCGCGGCGCGGCTGGGAGACGGGTGGATCAGCAACGCGCTGATGTCGGTCGACACGATGGCGCAGATGGCCTCGGCCTACCGCGAGGAGGCCCGGCGGCACGGCAGGCCCGGGCGCGTCACCGCGGTGCGGTTCTGCTGGCCGGCCCTCAGCCGCGAGGAGGGCGAGCGCGACTTCGGCGCCACGGCGCTGGCGATGATCCGGACGCTGTGGGAGTACGGGGCGATCGGAGACATGCCCGAGGTGTCCTCGGCCGCCGACATCACGCTGGCCGACGCGGTGCGCGACCGCATCGTCTTCGGCACCCCGGACGAGTGCGCCGAGACCGTCGAGCGGTTCCGCGCCAAGGCCGGCGTGGACGACTTCATGCTGATCTTCCGCCACCCCACCGGCCCGGAGCAGTCGAAGGTCCTGAACGCCATGGAACTGTTCGCCTCCGACGTCGCGGGCAGGTTCCGGTAG
- a CDS encoding Gfo/Idh/MocA family protein: protein MVEQRPVRVGVIGANYGAATHLPAYAALSEFEVVAVATGHIEGARAAADRFGVERAYGDYRDLCRDDDVDLVDVVTRPRLHEPMVLAAVEAGRHVLCEAPLAGTAAEAERMLSATRRAGVRGFVDMQSRFSTGLRELRRRVREGWIGRVENVRASAFYPTFTRPEAVRSSLWCADAANGADSLRVHGLHTLDLIRWMFGEVADTAVRTATLRPAWPGEDGPVPASSADSSAMIGRLADGAVFSLHTSWVARHGGGWTLEAYGDEGVLRASATGHTGHFPVTVTGARHDDPAEARLAPDPDDGVGVGGITDGSPNHALAGLLTAVARDLRTGAADPDVPTFADGVRLLRVAEAGAQES, encoded by the coding sequence ATGGTCGAGCAGCGGCCGGTGCGCGTGGGGGTCATCGGCGCCAACTACGGCGCGGCCACCCACCTGCCCGCTTACGCCGCACTGTCGGAGTTCGAGGTCGTCGCGGTGGCCACCGGCCACATCGAGGGCGCCAGGGCCGCGGCCGACCGGTTCGGCGTCGAACGCGCCTACGGCGACTACCGCGACCTGTGCCGCGACGACGACGTCGACCTGGTCGACGTCGTCACCCGGCCCCGCCTGCACGAGCCCATGGTGCTGGCCGCCGTCGAGGCCGGCCGGCACGTGCTGTGCGAAGCCCCGCTGGCCGGTACCGCCGCCGAGGCCGAGCGGATGCTCTCGGCCACCCGGCGGGCCGGGGTGCGCGGGTTCGTGGACATGCAGTCGCGCTTCTCCACCGGGCTGCGGGAGCTGCGCCGACGGGTGCGCGAGGGCTGGATCGGCCGGGTGGAGAACGTGCGCGCGAGCGCCTTCTATCCGACCTTCACCCGGCCCGAGGCCGTGCGCTCGTCGCTGTGGTGCGCCGATGCCGCCAACGGCGCCGATTCGCTGCGCGTGCACGGGCTGCACACCCTCGACCTCATCCGCTGGATGTTCGGCGAGGTCGCCGACACCGCCGTGCGGACCGCGACGCTGCGCCCCGCCTGGCCGGGCGAGGACGGCCCGGTGCCGGCGAGCAGCGCCGACTCCTCCGCCATGATCGGCCGGCTCGCCGACGGCGCCGTGTTCTCCCTGCACACCTCGTGGGTGGCCCGGCACGGCGGCGGGTGGACGCTGGAGGCCTACGGGGACGAGGGCGTGCTGCGCGCGAGCGCGACCGGCCACACCGGGCACTTCCCCGTGACGGTGACCGGCGCCCGGCACGACGATCCGGCCGAGGCCCGGCTCGCCCCGGACCCCGACGACGGCGTCGGCGTCGGCGGTATCACCGACGGCTCCCCCAACCACGCCCTGGCCGGGCTGCTCACCGCGGTCGCCCGGGACCTGCGCACGGGCGCGGCCGACCCCGACGTCCCGACGTTCGCCGACGGCGTGCGCCTCCTGCGCGTGGCCGAGGCCGGCGCGCAGGAGAGCTGA